In one Diabrotica virgifera virgifera chromosome 5, PGI_DIABVI_V3a genomic region, the following are encoded:
- the LOC114329684 gene encoding putative polypeptide N-acetylgalactosaminyltransferase 9 — MRAIFIRKKHFFSFVAVVLVIWLLGFVYLLADSDFFKYFSNEESNQRQIDRFNKIFRDGRENVPGPIAPDIKMQKPSVQKIEIEEEPTPPKVKYGDMGKGVSLPDYLPPELQAKIDEGWKNHSFNQYVSDLIGVRRELPDYRDEWCTIPYRYEIKLPRTSIIICFFNEAWSTLIRSVNSVLDRTPPNLLEEIILVDDFSDMDHLKSPLEEYWESEPKVKIIRNTQREGLIRSRLIGMSHANAEILTFLDSHIEATPGWLEPLLEQIRVNYTTVVSPVIDSINYTTFEYVPLKQHIFVGGFDWNLVFTWHNVPPRENERRTDPAEPVYTPTMAGGLFSISKKFFEEIGTYDPGLEIWGGENLELSFKIWTCGGSLQIVPCSHVGHVFRVSFPYTISNGDSTKSVMEKNLKRVAEVWMDDYKDYYYTRKGNYYKSVEYGDVSSRKKLRKDLHCQSFKWYVNNVYPELFIPDKIYGYGVIGTTDWKFCLDSWGRDGSAFVPLPVQTCYADSLGGSQFWYYTHDKEIRKEEHCMDLNESNEDLVGLYPCDKESSQKWIFDPVSKVFVNQANKKCLDVQNKKLTVTNCRDNSPHQKWFVQHINGTQNSPYSFNIQKLG; from the coding sequence ATGAGAgctatttttattagaaaaaaacaCTTTTTCTCCTTCGTGGCCGTTGTGCTTGTGATTTGGTTGTTAGGATTTGTTTACCTTCTAGCAGATAGCGATTTCTTCAAGTATTTCAGCAATGAAGAATCAAACCAGAGGCAAATAGACAGATTTAACAAAATATTTCGAGACGGCAGGGAAAATGTTCCTGGTCCTATTGCCCCTGACATCAAAATGCAGAAACCGTccgtacaaaaaatagaaatagagGAAGAACCAACACCACCTAAAGTAAAATATGGAGATATGGGTAAAGGTGTAAGTCTTCCAGATTACTTGCCACCAGAATTACAAGCTAAAATAGATGAAGGCTGGAAGAATCATAGTTTTAACCAATATGTAAGTGATTTGATTGGTGTTCGAAGAGAGTTGCCTGACTACAGGGATGAATGGTGCACCATCCCTTATAGGTACGAAATTAAGCTTCCTAGAACTTCTATTATAATTTGTTTCTTTAACGAAGCCTGGTCAACATTAATTCGATCTGTAAATTCAGTGTTAGATAGGACTCCTCCGAATTTGTTGGAAGAGATTATTCTTGTCGATGACTTTTCCGATATGGATCATTTGAAGAGTCCACTAGAAGAGTACTGGGAAAGCGAGCCAAAAGTTAAAATCATAAGAAACACCCAAAGAGAAGGTCTGATCAGGTCTAGGTTGATAGGTATGTCACACGCCAACGCTGAGATACTAACATTCTTGGACTCGCATATTGAAGCTACTCCTGGATGGCTAGAGCCATTGCTAGAACAAATTCGTGTCAATTATACTACAGTAGTATCCCCAGTGATAGATAGTATTAACTATACAACTTTTGAATATGTTCCGCTCAAACAACACATTTTTGTTGGTGGATTTGATTGGAATTTGGTGTTTACGTGGCACAATGTACCACCACGAGAAAATGAACGAAGGACTGATCCAGCAGAACCAGTGTACACTCCTACAATGGCTGGAGGTCTGTTTAGTATCAGCAAAAAGTTTTTTGAAGAAATAGGAACTTACGATCCAGGTCTAGAGATATGGGGTGGAGAGAATTTGGAGCTGTCGTTTAAGATTTGGACTTGTGGTGGTTCGCTACAGATTGTTCCATGTTCTCACGTTGGACATGTCTTTCGAGTGAGCTTTCCGTATACTATTAGCAATGGTGACTCTACAAAAAGTGTTATGGAGAAGAATCTTAAACGTGTGGCTGAAGTTTGGATGGATGATTACAAAGACTACTATTATACAAGGAAAGGAAACTATTATAAAAGTGTTGAGTATGGTGATGTATCTAGCAGGAAGAAACTTAGAAAGGATTTGCACTGTCAGTCGTTCAAGTGGTATGTAAATAACGTATATCCAGAACTTTTTATACCAGATAAAATCTATGGTTATGGCGTTATTGGTACTACCGATTGGAAGTTTTGTCTAGATAGTTGGGGAAGAGATGGCAGTGCTTTTGTCCCTCTTCCAGTTCAAACTTGCTACGCAGATAGTCTTGGTGGTAGTCAGTTCTGGTACTATACACAtgataaagaaataagaaaggaAGAGCATTGCATGGACTTGAATGAATCAAACGAGGATCTTGTTGGTTTATATCCATGTGACAAAGAGTCTAGTCAAAAGTGGATTTTTGATCCCGTTTCTAAGGTTTTCGTTAACCAAGCTAATAAAAAGTGTTTGGATGTCCAAAATAAAAAATTGACAGTGACTAATTGCCGTGATAATAGTCCACATCAAAAATGGTTTGTGCAACATATCAATGGCACCCAAAATTCGCCATACTCGTTCAATATTCAAAAACTTGGCTAG